The following are from one region of the Paenibacillus sabinae T27 genome:
- a CDS encoding SEC-C metal-binding domain-containing protein — MIKIGRNDQCPCGSGKKYKKCCLGKERDAVPALSLVGSGAGSAVQGTIVQPPMEEPPAIEGKTASQKDKLTLPKLRKLVSRDLQWESPAHESLGLTLIEQMRYEYDKELIAEALMLWNGYSRVVKPMVKKEGVFCAAIEYLLSEEYGFMLSQADLARKYEVSPATIARRVKELRAYAVEYGIGSPNDSLSPDVLVGTLRGSAKEKAQQIVHKAMESGNSKNRVQLAKAALDLDPDNPGAYLVLAEEAVNEEEVRTLLKSGMEAGRRELGAEFFAKNKGHFWLIQETRPYLRVCMSYAESCWFGGASEEAAHTLEHILELNPSDSMGARYLLLAVYLYSDGLDQAEELLKAYGSDEGSASFAYDRMVLEYKRHGVTSRLKMLYRVAKGVNKHVPDYLLGAKMLPHNLPDFIGRGDANEAVEYVIMHSRLWANVPELLKWMLKQ; from the coding sequence TTGATCAAGATTGGAAGAAATGACCAGTGTCCGTGCGGGAGCGGCAAAAAATATAAAAAGTGCTGTCTCGGCAAAGAACGGGACGCCGTTCCCGCACTTAGCCTGGTAGGTTCTGGAGCCGGATCGGCCGTGCAGGGAACGATCGTACAGCCCCCCATGGAGGAGCCCCCCGCTATAGAGGGGAAGACGGCTTCCCAAAAGGACAAGCTGACGCTTCCGAAGCTTAGAAAATTAGTCTCGCGTGACCTGCAGTGGGAGAGTCCGGCGCATGAAAGCCTGGGTCTCACGCTGATTGAGCAGATGAGATATGAGTATGACAAGGAACTGATCGCGGAAGCGCTGATGTTGTGGAACGGCTATTCGCGTGTGGTTAAACCGATGGTGAAGAAGGAAGGCGTATTCTGCGCGGCGATTGAATATCTGCTGTCCGAGGAGTATGGCTTTATGCTGAGTCAGGCGGACCTGGCCCGGAAGTACGAGGTATCGCCGGCCACGATTGCCCGCAGAGTCAAAGAATTGCGAGCATATGCCGTGGAATATGGCATCGGAAGCCCGAACGATTCGCTCTCTCCGGACGTCCTGGTTGGAACGCTCCGCGGAAGCGCCAAGGAAAAGGCGCAACAGATCGTACATAAAGCGATGGAATCGGGCAATTCCAAGAACAGAGTTCAGCTGGCGAAAGCGGCGCTTGATCTGGATCCCGACAATCCCGGGGCCTATTTGGTGCTGGCTGAAGAGGCCGTGAACGAGGAGGAAGTTCGGACGCTGCTGAAATCCGGGATGGAAGCCGGGCGCCGGGAACTGGGAGCCGAGTTTTTTGCTAAGAACAAAGGGCACTTCTGGCTAATCCAGGAGACAAGACCATACCTGCGCGTCTGCATGAGCTATGCGGAATCCTGTTGGTTCGGTGGAGCTTCGGAAGAGGCGGCCCATACGCTTGAGCATATTCTGGAGCTTAACCCCTCTGACTCTATGGGAGCTCGTTATTTGCTGCTTGCCGTTTATTTGTACAGCGATGGGCTGGATCAGGCGGAAGAGCTGCTGAAGGCTTACGGCTCGGACGAAGGGTCCGCTTCGTTTGCCTATGACCGGATGGTGCTGGAATACAAACGCCACGGCGTCACTTCCCGCTTGAAAATGTTGTATCGCGTAGCCAAGGGCGTAAACAAGCATGTGCCGGATTATCTGCTCGGCGCCAAAATGCTTCCCCATAATCTGCCCGATTTTATCGGGAGGGGCGACGCCAACGAAGCGGTGGAGTACGTGATCATGCACTCGCGGCTGTGGGCGAATGTGCCGGAGCTGCTGAAATGGATGCTGAAGCAGTAA
- a CDS encoding methyl-accepting chemotaxis protein has product MVQKSPRNEHNEPVDKRSEESGSTTNRRPWSQGMFPSKLKLRRKSTASSKPVAVAVQSGERTEERAGFKALAGKVLHMFSDMGIRGKLFLAVIVSVVIILTVMASVIYTNAKKVIVSDLLQSLDYEKGQISSKVNDLLMPAGDSVQLLGANAFVRDFIASVSSPDQVKTTEGYTGLVRTLNLTKDSNKNLLNVYIGLDSVNKVITQDEFEPPADYNMKERAWYATTVKNNRLTVTDPYIDAGSGKLVVTLSAPIVDDNGKLLGVAGADISIDQMTKELKSFNYKGSGFALLINKTGTFIYHPNNDYILLKKIGELGTDWKAVSDKMLQWGSSVMKTDIEGRSNYVSYAPAVDHQWAVALVVPSGDAESALKSFQLIFIVSILASIVILGLLLYFVSGNLLKPIPVLTSAFGTAMNGDLSVRADFKAIGEMKLLATGFNEMIASQQRMIGEIMRTSRSISSAVENTEKNIFALDEDIADVSATTEQLSAGMQQTAASMEEMNASTLEIESAINSIALKAQEGAESARNINARAERLKQSAIDSRQAADRLFGQSEEKLRNAIEESRSIEQIKVLTTAILEIASQTNLLSLNASIEAARAGEAGRGFAVVAEEIRKLAEHSREAVGEIMQVTGSVVTAVGSLVEGAEDILQFVDKQVLRDYDAMQQTGSQYSDDAKYVEDLVTDFSATTEELLASIQNMLSAISETTIATNEGAEGAGNIAERSERIINQSRGIITEMEEIRQSSSALLGTVSRFKA; this is encoded by the coding sequence ATGGTACAAAAATCACCTCGTAATGAACACAATGAGCCGGTTGACAAACGGTCAGAGGAAAGCGGCTCCACAACCAATCGCAGACCATGGTCACAAGGAATGTTCCCGTCAAAGCTGAAGCTTCGCCGGAAGTCTACAGCGTCGTCAAAACCTGTGGCGGTGGCGGTGCAGTCCGGAGAACGCACGGAAGAACGGGCGGGTTTCAAAGCCTTGGCTGGCAAGGTGCTGCACATGTTCTCCGATATGGGAATCAGAGGCAAGCTGTTTTTGGCCGTGATTGTGTCGGTCGTGATCATTTTAACGGTCATGGCGTCCGTCATCTACACCAATGCGAAGAAAGTGATCGTGAGCGACCTGCTTCAATCCCTTGATTATGAAAAGGGCCAGATTTCCTCGAAGGTGAATGATTTGCTGATGCCGGCTGGAGACAGTGTGCAGCTGCTGGGCGCCAACGCTTTTGTGAGAGACTTCATCGCAAGCGTGTCTTCTCCGGACCAGGTCAAGACGACGGAAGGCTATACCGGGCTGGTTCGCACATTGAATCTGACCAAGGACAGCAATAAAAATCTGCTGAACGTCTATATCGGTCTGGACAGCGTTAACAAGGTCATCACCCAGGATGAATTCGAGCCTCCGGCCGATTACAACATGAAGGAACGCGCGTGGTATGCCACAACGGTCAAGAACAACCGTCTTACGGTGACCGATCCTTATATTGACGCCGGCTCCGGCAAATTGGTTGTTACCCTCAGCGCTCCAATTGTGGACGACAACGGCAAGCTGCTTGGCGTGGCGGGTGCGGACATTTCGATCGATCAGATGACGAAGGAGCTGAAGAGCTTCAACTACAAGGGCAGCGGATTCGCGCTGCTGATCAATAAGACGGGCACGTTCATTTACCATCCGAACAACGACTACATTCTGCTGAAGAAGATCGGCGAGCTGGGGACGGACTGGAAAGCCGTCAGCGACAAAATGCTGCAGTGGGGCTCCAGTGTTATGAAGACGGATATTGAGGGACGTTCCAATTATGTTTCATATGCTCCCGCCGTCGACCATCAATGGGCTGTAGCGCTTGTCGTACCTTCGGGGGATGCGGAGAGCGCCCTGAAAAGCTTCCAGCTTATTTTTATTGTGTCGATTCTTGCGTCCATTGTCATTCTGGGCCTCCTGCTGTATTTCGTTTCCGGCAATCTGCTGAAGCCGATTCCGGTCTTGACCTCCGCCTTCGGAACCGCGATGAACGGGGACTTGTCGGTGCGCGCCGACTTCAAGGCCATCGGGGAGATGAAGCTTCTGGCTACAGGCTTCAATGAAATGATCGCTTCCCAGCAGAGAATGATCGGTGAAATCATGCGGACGTCGCGAAGCATTTCGAGTGCGGTGGAAAATACGGAGAAAAATATTTTTGCCCTGGATGAAGATATCGCGGACGTCTCGGCCACAACGGAACAATTGTCGGCGGGGATGCAGCAAACGGCCGCTTCCATGGAGGAAATGAACGCCAGCACGCTGGAAATCGAGAGCGCCATTAACAGCATCGCCTTGAAGGCCCAGGAGGGTGCGGAGTCGGCAAGGAATATTAACGCGCGTGCCGAGCGGCTGAAGCAGTCGGCCATTGATTCCCGCCAGGCGGCGGACCGCCTGTTCGGGCAGAGTGAGGAGAAGCTTCGGAACGCGATCGAGGAGTCCCGGTCGATTGAACAGATCAAGGTTCTGACGACGGCTATTCTGGAGATTGCCTCGCAGACGAATCTGCTGTCGCTGAACGCCTCCATCGAGGCGGCGCGGGCCGGAGAAGCCGGGCGCGGATTTGCCGTGGTCGCCGAGGAAATCCGGAAGCTTGCGGAACATTCCCGCGAGGCTGTAGGGGAAATTATGCAGGTCACCGGCTCGGTCGTTACGGCCGTGGGCAGTCTCGTCGAAGGAGCGGAGGATATCCTGCAGTTCGTGGACAAACAGGTGCTGCGTGATTATGACGCCATGCAGCAGACGGGCTCCCAGTACAGTGACGACGCGAAGTATGTGGAAGATCTGGTGACGGATTTCAGCGCCACGACGGAGGAACTGCTTGCCTCCATCCAAAATATGCTGAGCGCCATCAGCGAAACGACGATTGCAACGAACGAAGGCGCCGAGGGCGCCGGCAATATCGCCGAAAGATCGGAGCGGATTATTAACCAATCCCGAGGCATCATAACGGAGATGGAAGAGATCCGGCAGAGCTCGTCTGCGCTGCTGGGTACCGTGTCCCGCTTTAAGGCGTAG
- the ilvA gene encoding threonine ammonia-lyase IlvA encodes MKESDNRIVGLEDIVRAHHRLREVIVRTPLQRDAVLSAKYDCNVYLKREDLQVVRSFKIRGAYNMIRSLSEEERSRGIVCASAGNHAQGVAFSCRALGIHGKVYMPSTTPNQKVKQVRRFGGEFVEVVLKGDTFDDAYEEAMQACIEYGMTLIHPFDEPKIIAGNGTIAMEVMESLSEPADFVFVTIGGGGLAAGVGAYVKTVSPSTKVIGVEPSGAASMSEAFRKGEVVTLPEIDKFVDGAAVKRVGGLTYDICSRTLDDILKVPEGKACTAILELYNENAIVVEPAGSLPVAALDLYRDQIKGKTVVCIVSGGNNDIDRMQEIKERSLIYEGLKHYFMINFPQRAGALREFVSEVVGPEDDITRFEYTKKNDKENGPALVGIELLSKEAYEPLLERMKLKGVDYIELNKDLNLFNMLI; translated from the coding sequence ATGAAGGAAAGCGACAACCGGATCGTGGGGCTGGAAGATATCGTGCGTGCGCATCACAGGCTGCGGGAAGTCATTGTACGGACTCCGCTGCAGCGCGACGCGGTGCTGTCGGCCAAATACGATTGCAATGTATATTTAAAGCGCGAGGACCTTCAGGTCGTGCGCTCATTCAAAATCCGCGGGGCTTACAATATGATCCGCAGCTTGTCCGAGGAGGAAAGAAGCCGGGGGATCGTCTGCGCCAGCGCGGGCAACCATGCGCAGGGCGTCGCCTTCTCCTGCCGCGCGCTTGGCATTCACGGCAAGGTGTACATGCCCAGCACCACGCCCAATCAGAAGGTGAAGCAGGTTCGCCGGTTCGGCGGAGAATTCGTTGAGGTGGTGCTCAAGGGAGATACGTTCGATGACGCCTACGAGGAAGCGATGCAGGCTTGCATTGAGTATGGAATGACGCTCATCCATCCGTTCGACGAGCCCAAGATCATTGCCGGTAACGGGACGATCGCGATGGAAGTGATGGAGAGTCTGAGTGAACCGGCCGATTTTGTATTCGTGACGATTGGCGGCGGTGGTCTGGCGGCGGGCGTGGGAGCCTATGTGAAGACAGTCAGCCCATCGACCAAGGTGATCGGCGTGGAACCGTCGGGAGCCGCCTCCATGAGCGAGGCATTCCGGAAGGGAGAGGTTGTGACGCTGCCGGAAATCGACAAATTCGTCGACGGCGCGGCGGTGAAGCGGGTGGGAGGACTGACGTACGATATCTGTTCCCGCACGCTGGATGACATCCTCAAGGTGCCGGAGGGCAAGGCCTGCACGGCTATATTGGAGCTTTACAACGAGAACGCGATCGTGGTGGAGCCGGCCGGCTCGCTGCCGGTCGCGGCACTGGATCTCTACCGCGATCAGATCAAGGGCAAGACAGTCGTCTGCATCGTGAGCGGCGGCAACAACGACATCGACCGGATGCAGGAGATCAAGGAACGCTCGCTGATCTATGAAGGCTTGAAGCACTATTTTATGATCAATTTCCCTCAACGGGCGGGAGCGCTGCGCGAATTTGTGTCGGAGGTGGTCGGCCCCGAAGACGATATTACCCGGTTCGAATACACGAAGAAGAACGACAAGGAGAACGGTCCGGCCCTCGTCGGCATCGAGCTGCTGTCCAAGGAAGCCTACGAGCCGCTTCTTGAACGGATGAAGCTCAAGGGTGTGGATTATATCGAACTGAACAAGGACCTGAATCTGTTCAATATGCTAATCTAG
- a CDS encoding LysM peptidoglycan-binding domain-containing protein, with protein sequence MYYTVQAGDNLYSIASRFGTTVQAILQANSLANPNNIYSGLRLYIPVPVPVPSPGPGPYPPAPDRELERRVNRLEREVQRLSNEVNRLDQRVDRLERER encoded by the coding sequence ATGTATTACACTGTTCAAGCCGGCGATAATTTATACTCCATTGCCTCACGATTCGGCACTACCGTTCAAGCAATTCTGCAAGCCAACAGCCTGGCCAATCCCAATAACATTTACTCGGGATTAAGACTGTACATCCCGGTTCCAGTTCCGGTCCCGTCCCCGGGACCTGGGCCGTATCCTCCAGCTCCGGACCGTGAGCTGGAGCGCCGGGTCAACCGTCTGGAGCGTGAAGTGCAGCGGTTGTCCAATGAAGTCAATCGGCTGGACCAGCGGGTGGACCGTCTGGAACGCGAGAGATGA
- a CDS encoding DUF1129 family protein: MKVKDMIKENNRLREQMTPFNRSYMEDMIISLRASRIDKLRTEDLLLEAAQTLLKAQAKGKNAKQVFGDSPEEYFREVINETPERPGLSGRRIALMIPWVALTWLFGVLAAGGLISEWTTGSAGLFGQISLFTIASVGLGSFIFVGLIMKWLGSLSEDDAPKPGQFDLKSLGIYIGSAVIIVAAGLLLGRWLPTFTLSPWVSLILFAAGLIGQRLLFRRK, translated from the coding sequence ATGAAAGTGAAGGATATGATCAAAGAAAATAACCGTTTGCGCGAACAGATGACACCCTTCAACCGGTCCTATATGGAAGATATGATTATCTCTCTGCGGGCCAGCCGGATCGATAAGCTGCGCACGGAGGATCTTCTGCTGGAAGCCGCCCAGACCCTGCTCAAAGCACAGGCCAAGGGAAAAAACGCAAAACAAGTATTTGGCGATTCACCCGAAGAGTATTTTAGAGAGGTCATCAATGAAACGCCGGAACGCCCGGGCCTTAGCGGGCGAAGAATAGCGCTGATGATTCCCTGGGTTGCCCTGACCTGGCTGTTCGGGGTTCTCGCGGCCGGCGGCCTGATCTCCGAATGGACGACCGGAAGCGCAGGCCTGTTCGGACAAATCAGCCTGTTCACGATCGCCAGCGTCGGTCTCGGGTCGTTTATTTTTGTCGGACTGATTATGAAATGGCTAGGCTCCTTGTCGGAAGACGATGCGCCCAAACCTGGACAATTCGACCTGAAGTCGCTCGGCATCTATATCGGAAGCGCCGTCATCATCGTTGCCGCCGGTCTTCTGCTCGGCAGATGGCTGCCGACGTTCACCTTGTCCCCATGGGTCAGTCTGATTCTATTCGCGGCAGGACTGATCGGACAGAGACTGTTGTTTCGCCGCAAATAA
- a CDS encoding helix-turn-helix domain-containing protein → MAIKGQKFKTYSEEIKKEAVRLHVVEGWTYRKINEHLGIQDPQRMKKWMRKYREQGEFGLLDQRGRREEYINQDRYVQKLKRENEMLKKCLEIWIQEVRKKGMSL, encoded by the coding sequence ATGGCTATCAAAGGGCAAAAGTTTAAAACGTATTCCGAAGAGATCAAGAAAGAGGCCGTTCGCCTGCATGTTGTGGAAGGATGGACCTACCGAAAGATTAACGAACATTTAGGCATTCAAGACCCGCAGAGGATGAAGAAGTGGATGCGCAAATACCGGGAACAAGGCGAATTTGGACTCCTGGATCAGCGAGGCAGACGAGAGGAATACATCAATCAAGACCGGTATGTTCAAAAGCTCAAGCGGGAAAACGAAATGCTAAAAAAGTGCTTGGAAATCTGGATACAGGAGGTAAGGAAGAAAGGTATGTCCTTGTAG
- a CDS encoding IS3 family transposase gives MLGNLDTGGKEERYVLVEKASAQGRITELCQLFGVSRSGYYAYLKRKQTDRDADAKKLISRAYWRYEGKYGYRQLQLMIWQDEGIWMNHKKILRLMQQLGLQAKIRRKRRLNVTYPTGERVAENLLKRNFTAEKPNQKWVTDVTQYRVGDRWLYLSAVKDLFNNEIVAYQLGERNDNELVLQTFTKAFAKQKDVTGLVVHSDQGFQYTSHAYHDMLPQVGAQISMSRRGNCLDNASMESFFSHLKTEGLYPYDIRNLAEAQSRIEKYIRFYNRKRPQRKLNKLTPVEYRRQFAA, from the coding sequence GTGCTTGGAAATCTGGATACAGGAGGTAAGGAAGAAAGGTATGTCCTTGTAGAGAAGGCGTCTGCCCAAGGTCGGATCACAGAATTGTGCCAGTTATTCGGCGTTTCCAGAAGCGGTTATTACGCATACCTGAAGCGAAAACAGACCGATCGGGATGCAGATGCCAAGAAACTCATCAGTAGAGCTTACTGGCGCTATGAGGGGAAGTACGGTTATCGGCAGCTCCAACTTATGATATGGCAGGACGAGGGGATATGGATGAACCACAAGAAGATACTGCGTCTCATGCAACAGCTTGGCCTTCAAGCTAAGATCCGCCGAAAACGCCGCTTGAACGTGACGTACCCGACAGGTGAGCGTGTAGCTGAGAACTTGCTCAAACGAAACTTTACAGCTGAAAAACCAAACCAGAAATGGGTCACCGATGTCACCCAATACCGTGTCGGGGATCGCTGGCTGTATCTTTCAGCGGTGAAAGACTTATTTAACAACGAGATAGTGGCCTACCAGCTAGGTGAACGCAACGACAATGAGCTGGTTCTACAGACGTTCACCAAAGCTTTTGCCAAGCAAAAAGACGTGACCGGATTGGTCGTTCACAGCGACCAGGGATTCCAGTACACGTCTCATGCTTACCACGACATGCTGCCACAGGTTGGCGCCCAAATCAGCATGTCTCGCCGGGGCAATTGCCTAGACAACGCCTCCATGGAGAGCTTCTTCTCGCATCTCAAAACGGAAGGACTCTATCCCTATGATATCCGAAATCTGGCAGAGGCACAAAGCCGAATTGAGAAATACATACGATTTTATAACCGAAAACGGCCGCAACGTAAATTAAATAAACTGACGCCGGTAGAGTACCGGCGCCAGTTTGCAGCCTAG
- a CDS encoding alpha/beta hydrolase, giving the protein MERAIVIRHNQEELTASIHYPSKAQGTTGRCKDRVPLAVICHGFVGSRIGVDRLFVKAARELAKDGYMVIRFDYIGCGESSGSYGSEGLESMIAQTRTVLDYGLSCADVDPTRVTLIGHSLGGAVALLTGVRDRRVKNLVMWSAVGYPFNDIVKIVGREAYDKAVKTGSADYAGFGFTPVYFNSLADYQPFQEADKFSGDVLLVHGTSDEVIPVDYAFLYQKLFWKRPEGRCDKEIVFQADHTFSSGEAQSKVIGATRDWMNRQEQIQQEWQNWMI; this is encoded by the coding sequence ATGGAACGGGCTATCGTCATCAGACATAACCAGGAGGAACTGACCGCCAGCATACATTATCCGTCCAAGGCGCAGGGGACGACCGGACGCTGCAAGGACCGTGTCCCGCTTGCCGTCATCTGCCACGGATTCGTCGGCAGCCGTATCGGTGTGGACCGTCTATTCGTCAAGGCTGCCCGCGAGCTGGCGAAGGACGGTTATATGGTCATCCGCTTTGATTATATCGGCTGCGGCGAAAGCAGCGGAAGCTACGGCAGCGAGGGTCTGGAATCGATGATCGCGCAGACCCGAACCGTGCTTGATTACGGCCTGAGCTGCGCCGATGTCGATCCGACGCGCGTGACGCTGATCGGCCACAGCCTTGGCGGAGCGGTGGCCCTGCTGACCGGAGTCCGCGACCGCCGGGTGAAGAATCTCGTCATGTGGTCGGCTGTCGGCTATCCATTCAACGATATCGTCAAGATCGTCGGCCGCGAAGCCTACGACAAGGCGGTGAAGACGGGCTCTGCGGATTATGCGGGCTTTGGCTTTACCCCGGTATATTTCAACTCGCTGGCCGACTATCAGCCTTTTCAGGAGGCCGACAAATTCAGCGGCGATGTGCTGCTCGTTCACGGCACCTCGGATGAAGTGATCCCGGTGGATTACGCCTTCCTGTACCAGAAGCTGTTCTGGAAACGCCCGGAAGGCCGGTGCGACAAGGAGATTGTGTTCCAGGCGGACCACACGTTCTCCTCGGGCGAAGCGCAGTCTAAGGTTATCGGAGCGACGCGGGACTGGATGAACCGGCAGGAGCAGATCCAGCAGGAATGGCAGAACTGGATGATTTAA
- a CDS encoding DODA-type extradiol aromatic ring-opening family dioxygenase, which yields MKTPSFFIAHGSPLLALEDNEYTRFLERLGEDLPRPRAIVVFSAHWDSPQQQLTADERYEAQHDFYGFPEDMYRLTYPAPGDPELSRRISELFKSHNLPHQPVAGRGLDHGVWVILRKMFPLADVPVIAMSVDSLRSPNEQYEIGRMLSPLREEGVLFIGSGGLVHNLRLLIHSDEPEEWALSFDAWVAETLESRNLQELFQYDKKAPHAREAVPSYGKEHFVPLFYVLGTAAGGTKAQRMFQAYQYGTLSLNCWKFE from the coding sequence ATGAAAACCCCGTCATTTTTTATCGCGCATGGTTCCCCGCTGCTCGCCCTCGAGGATAACGAATATACCCGCTTCCTGGAGCGGCTCGGCGAAGATCTGCCCAGACCCCGGGCCATTGTCGTCTTCTCGGCGCATTGGGACAGTCCGCAGCAGCAGCTTACGGCCGACGAGCGTTATGAAGCCCAGCATGACTTTTACGGTTTCCCCGAAGATATGTACCGGCTGACTTATCCCGCTCCGGGAGACCCGGAGTTGAGCCGAAGGATCAGTGAGCTGTTCAAGAGCCATAACCTGCCTCATCAGCCCGTGGCGGGTAGAGGGCTTGATCATGGGGTCTGGGTCATTTTGAGAAAAATGTTCCCGCTGGCCGACGTCCCGGTTATTGCGATGTCCGTCGATTCGCTGCGCTCTCCCAATGAGCAGTATGAGATTGGCCGAATGCTCTCACCTCTTAGGGAGGAAGGCGTGCTGTTCATCGGCAGCGGAGGTCTGGTCCATAATCTTCGGCTGCTTATCCATAGCGACGAGCCCGAAGAATGGGCGCTGAGCTTCGACGCCTGGGTTGCAGAGACGCTGGAGTCCCGGAATCTTCAGGAGCTGTTCCAATATGACAAGAAGGCGCCGCACGCCAGAGAAGCGGTCCCGTCTTATGGCAAGGAGCATTTTGTTCCGTTGTTCTATGTGCTGGGGACGGCTGCGGGCGGTACGAAGGCGCAGCGGATGTTTCAGGCATACCAATACGGAACGCTGAGCCTGAACTGCTGGAAGTTTGAATAA
- a CDS encoding CehA/McbA family metallohydrolase has protein sequence MRWLACELHTHTFHSDGRQSLRELAEGAAKLGFDCIALTDHNTMSGLRDGEQIQRETGIVIIPGMEWTTFHGHMVTIGLHNFVDWRRAEKSDIHEGISMVHGQGGLAGMAHPFRIGSPVCTGCYWEYEIRDWNDLDYIEVWSGTFAPVKPENRRAFDLWTDRLNAGNRIAATSGRDWHEQADTDDPLSVTYLGVDDGPGTASEKAVRALAEGRAAVTIGPLVTLEAEAGGRLYGIGESVSTPNRAESIHFRVKIDFSVRQTLWELPKQDFTLKITGNSGILEQCAIGSADQSREFSIPADGLIWARAELWGIVKGMRTMVAFTNAIYIS, from the coding sequence ATGCGCTGGCTAGCTTGCGAACTGCATACGCATACCTTTCACAGCGACGGCAGACAGTCCTTGCGGGAACTGGCCGAGGGCGCGGCGAAGCTGGGCTTCGACTGCATCGCGCTTACCGATCATAATACGATGTCGGGACTCCGGGACGGTGAGCAGATCCAGCGGGAAACAGGGATCGTCATTATCCCGGGCATGGAGTGGACGACCTTCCACGGGCATATGGTGACGATTGGCTTGCACAATTTTGTAGATTGGCGAAGAGCGGAAAAATCGGACATTCACGAAGGAATCTCCATGGTTCACGGGCAGGGCGGGCTGGCCGGAATGGCGCATCCCTTTCGGATCGGCAGTCCTGTCTGTACCGGATGCTACTGGGAATACGAAATCAGGGACTGGAACGATCTCGATTACATCGAGGTATGGTCGGGAACGTTCGCACCCGTCAAGCCCGAGAATCGGCGGGCATTCGACCTGTGGACGGACCGGCTGAACGCCGGGAACCGCATCGCGGCAACATCCGGACGGGACTGGCATGAGCAGGCGGACACGGACGACCCTCTCTCGGTCACGTATCTGGGAGTGGATGACGGGCCAGGGACGGCTTCGGAAAAAGCGGTTCGGGCGCTTGCCGAGGGAAGAGCCGCGGTAACGATCGGTCCGCTGGTAACGCTGGAGGCGGAGGCCGGCGGCAGATTGTACGGCATCGGCGAATCCGTCTCCACACCAAATCGAGCAGAGTCAATCCACTTCCGGGTGAAGATCGACTTTTCCGTTAGACAGACACTATGGGAGCTGCCGAAACAGGATTTTACATTAAAAATCACGGGCAATTCCGGCATCCTCGAGCAGTGCGCCATAGGTTCGGCCGATCAGAGCCGCGAATTCAGTATCCCGGCGGACGGGTTGATCTGGGCAAGGGCTGAATTATGGGGGATTGTAAAAGGCATGCGGACGATGGTCGCTTTTACGAATGCCATATATATAAGCTGA